Proteins from one Bacteroides mediterraneensis genomic window:
- a CDS encoding response regulator transcription factor encodes MYSILIIEDDKRVADLLKTGLEENGYTTFVAYDGAMGLRLFQSHAFQLVISDIILPKLNGFELCKEIRKLNAQIPILMLTALGSTDDKLDGFDAGADDYMVKPFDFRELNARIKVLLKRKNEAENPVSPSDKLNYKDLQVDTSRRVVTRQGIPIRLSPKEYNLLTYMVQHPERVISRVEIAEKVWNTHFDTGTNFIDVYINYLRKKIDKDFDTKLIHTKPGIGFILTDEKP; translated from the coding sequence ATGTACAGCATTTTAATCATAGAAGACGATAAAAGGGTGGCCGACCTTCTGAAAACCGGATTGGAAGAAAACGGTTATACCACCTTCGTGGCATACGACGGTGCCATGGGACTTCGACTTTTTCAGTCACATGCTTTCCAACTGGTCATTTCGGATATCATCCTCCCCAAACTGAACGGATTCGAGCTTTGCAAGGAAATACGCAAACTCAATGCACAGATTCCCATCCTAATGCTGACGGCCCTCGGCTCCACGGATGATAAGCTGGACGGATTTGATGCCGGAGCAGATGATTACATGGTCAAACCTTTCGATTTCAGGGAACTGAATGCCCGCATAAAAGTTCTGCTGAAGCGGAAAAATGAAGCGGAGAATCCGGTTTCTCCTTCCGACAAACTGAATTACAAGGACCTGCAAGTGGACACCAGCCGCAGGGTAGTTACCCGCCAAGGCATTCCTATCCGTCTCTCCCCCAAAGAATACAACCTACTGACCTATATGGTACAGCATCCGGAAAGAGTCATCAGCCGGGTGGAAATAGCCGAAAAGGTATGGAATACCCACTTTGATACCGGTACCAATTTCATCGATGTATACATCAATTACCTGCGCAAGAAAATAGACAAAGACTTCGACACCAAACTGATTCACACCAAACCCGGAATCGGATTTATTCTTACCGACGAAAAGCCATGA
- a CDS encoding GNAT family N-acetyltransferase: MDLQIRKASLADLDRLMEIFEEARRFMCRTGNPNQWINGYPQRELIQKEIEDAHCYVCVTKEGKTVATFCFIQGPDPTYAHIEEGEWKDDSPYYVIHRLASDGSCHGIGKLCIDWCFSQWPCLRVDTHADNRVMQNLVQSMGFVYCGIIYVSNGTPRLAYQKLA, encoded by the coding sequence ATGGATTTGCAAATACGCAAGGCCTCACTGGCAGACTTGGATCGTTTGATGGAAATATTTGAAGAAGCCCGTCGTTTTATGTGTCGTACGGGAAACCCGAATCAGTGGATTAACGGTTATCCGCAGCGTGAACTGATACAGAAAGAAATAGAGGACGCTCATTGTTACGTGTGTGTCACCAAGGAGGGGAAGACGGTGGCCACTTTCTGTTTCATTCAAGGTCCCGACCCTACGTATGCTCATATTGAGGAAGGGGAATGGAAAGACGATTCTCCTTATTATGTGATTCATCGCTTGGCTTCCGACGGTTCTTGTCACGGTATCGGGAAACTGTGTATCGACTGGTGTTTCAGCCAATGGCCTTGCTTGCGGGTGGATACACATGCCGATAACAGGGTGATGCAGAATCTGGTTCAATCAATGGGCTTTGTGTATTGCGGTATTATCTATGTAAGCAACGGTACTCCTCGCTTGGCTTACCAGAAACTGGCGTGA
- a CDS encoding FAD-dependent oxidoreductase has translation MKYVIVGGVAGGATAAARIRRNTEKAEIILFERGEYISYANCGLPYYIGGVIQDRNRLFVQTPEAFSARFHIDVRVRSEVMAIDTARKEVKVRTSEGKEYTETYDKLLLSPGASPVRPPLPGIDSEGIFTLRNVADTDRIKNYMQGHEVKKAVIVGGGFIGLEMAENLHHAGIEVAVVEMADQVMGPVDFSMAALVHTHLQQKGVKLYLKQAVEAFEKTASGVKVKFQSGLQAEAQLVILSIGVRAETRLAVEAGLKLGEMKGIYVNEYLQTSDESVYAVGDAIEYPHPITGKPWLNFLAGPANRQARIVADNMTFGNKVKYEGSIGTAIAKVFDLTVASTGLPAKRLKAFGIPYLSATIHSGSHAGYYPGALQMDIKITFSPEDGRLYGAQIVGYNGVDKRIDEYALVIKQKGSVYDLMQLEHAYAPPFSSAKDPVAVSGYVAGNILSGKMTPLYWRELQQADLTKVTLVDVRTKDEYELGHIAGAVNVPLDEMRQRMKEIPSDKPVFLYCGVGLRGYLASNILKDNGYKDVRNLIGGIKTYNAAVTPVCQPDEACEVVCTCDTAEGTTDCKKVHVVDACGIQCPGPILRLKKGMEELKAGEQMEIHATDAGFPRDAEAWCRTTGNRFLSSKSEGGIYKVQVEKATACAMEAVRRAPEEKGKTFILFSDDLDKTLATFVLANGAAATGKKVTIFFTFWGLNAIKKERKPAVRKDIFGKMFGMMLPSSSRKLKLSKMNMGGMGSKMMRYIMQKKGIDSLESLRQQAIDNGVEFIACQMSMDVMGVKKEELLDNVTIGGVATYMDRAEEANVNLFI, from the coding sequence ATGAAGTACGTCATTGTAGGTGGGGTAGCAGGTGGAGCCACTGCAGCTGCCCGTATTCGGAGAAACACGGAAAAGGCCGAAATTATTTTGTTTGAACGCGGGGAATACATCTCTTATGCCAATTGTGGTTTACCTTATTATATAGGTGGGGTGATTCAAGACCGTAACCGTTTGTTTGTGCAGACTCCTGAAGCCTTTTCCGCACGTTTTCATATCGATGTGCGGGTACGCTCGGAAGTGATGGCTATCGATACAGCCCGCAAGGAAGTGAAAGTGCGCACTTCGGAAGGGAAGGAGTACACAGAAACCTATGATAAACTGTTGCTTTCTCCGGGAGCTTCTCCGGTTCGTCCTCCTTTGCCCGGAATTGATAGTGAAGGAATCTTTACTCTGCGGAATGTGGCAGATACCGACCGTATCAAGAACTACATGCAGGGCCATGAGGTGAAGAAAGCCGTCATCGTAGGAGGTGGTTTCATCGGACTGGAGATGGCCGAGAACTTGCATCATGCAGGGATAGAGGTAGCCGTGGTGGAGATGGCCGACCAGGTGATGGGACCGGTGGATTTCTCCATGGCGGCTTTGGTACACACTCATCTGCAGCAGAAAGGTGTCAAACTGTACTTGAAGCAGGCGGTAGAAGCCTTTGAAAAAACAGCGTCCGGGGTGAAGGTGAAGTTCCAGTCGGGTTTGCAGGCTGAGGCACAGCTGGTGATTCTTTCCATCGGTGTACGGGCAGAGACTCGTCTGGCCGTGGAAGCCGGATTGAAGTTGGGTGAAATGAAGGGTATCTACGTGAATGAATACTTGCAGACTTCCGATGAGTCAGTTTATGCCGTAGGCGATGCCATTGAATATCCGCATCCGATTACGGGCAAGCCTTGGTTGAATTTTCTGGCAGGGCCGGCCAACCGTCAGGCACGTATCGTAGCCGATAACATGACGTTTGGCAATAAAGTGAAATACGAGGGCTCCATTGGTACGGCCATTGCCAAGGTGTTCGATTTGACCGTGGCTTCTACCGGACTTCCCGCCAAACGTTTGAAGGCGTTCGGCATTCCGTACTTGTCGGCTACCATCCACTCCGGTTCTCATGCCGGATACTATCCGGGAGCTTTGCAGATGGATATCAAGATCACCTTCTCTCCGGAAGACGGACGGTTGTACGGGGCACAGATTGTGGGATACAATGGTGTGGACAAACGCATTGATGAATATGCGCTGGTCATCAAGCAGAAAGGTTCGGTTTATGATTTGATGCAACTGGAACATGCCTATGCACCTCCTTTCTCTTCTGCCAAAGATCCGGTAGCCGTGTCGGGCTATGTGGCCGGAAATATCTTGAGCGGCAAGATGACTCCACTCTACTGGAGAGAATTGCAACAGGCCGATTTGACGAAGGTGACCTTGGTCGATGTCCGCACGAAAGACGAGTATGAACTGGGACACATTGCCGGAGCGGTCAATGTACCTTTGGATGAGATGCGTCAGCGGATGAAGGAAATCCCGTCGGACAAGCCGGTGTTCCTGTATTGTGGCGTGGGACTGCGGGGATATCTGGCATCCAATATTCTGAAAGATAATGGTTACAAGGATGTGCGTAACCTGATTGGCGGTATCAAGACCTACAATGCGGCAGTTACTCCGGTCTGTCAGCCGGATGAGGCATGCGAGGTGGTCTGCACTTGTGACACGGCCGAAGGAACCACGGATTGCAAGAAGGTACATGTGGTAGATGCTTGCGGCATCCAGTGTCCGGGCCCGATTTTGCGGTTGAAGAAGGGGATGGAGGAACTGAAAGCTGGGGAGCAGATGGAAATTCATGCTACGGATGCGGGTTTTCCTCGCGATGCCGAGGCGTGGTGCCGTACCACCGGGAATCGTTTCCTGTCTTCGAAGTCGGAAGGAGGAATCTATAAAGTGCAGGTAGAGAAGGCCACGGCCTGTGCCATGGAGGCTGTCCGCCGGGCACCGGAAGAGAAGGGAAAAACTTTCATTCTTTTCAGCGATGACCTTGACAAAACTTTGGCTACCTTTGTGCTGGCTAACGGCGCGGCGGCTACCGGAAAGAAAGTGACCATTTTCTTTACCTTCTGGGGACTGAATGCCATCAAGAAGGAACGGAAGCCGGCAGTGCGGAAAGACATTTTTGGAAAAATGTTCGGCATGATGCTTCCCTCCAGTTCACGGAAACTGAAGCTTTCGAAGATGAACATGGGCGGCATGGGTTCG
- a CDS encoding HAMP domain-containing sensor histidine kinase, with amino-acid sequence MKIKTTLTLKNTGVIAVVFLLCMSLIYLVSEHIRSNTFFHNLKSEAVTKAHLFLQDQVDARIMQSIYLNNKEFINEVEVAVYTPDFRMLYRDAVENDIIKESPEMLTRILHEKEIEFHIGKYQAIGMVYPFQGKDYIVTAAAYDGYGHTNLLELQKTLIILFLFGLLLLFVTCYFLVRASLKPIREIVREVENITASHIDRRLPVRNEKDELGELSLAFNDLLERLEISFNAQKMFVSNVSHEMRTPLAALMAELDLALQKERTEAQYRQAMQNVLQDARRMTKLIDGLLNLAKADYQKEQIKMHEIRLDELLLDTRELILRAHPEYQIELIFEQEDAEDDRMITVMGNSYLLNIAFANLIENNCKYSENKSSFVQISYWDKWAIIRLSDNGIGISDKEKEQIFTLFYRGEQDKQTEGHGIGMALAQKIIGLHQGHLAVHSKQGEGTTFTIELPHI; translated from the coding sequence ATGAAGATAAAGACCACCCTGACACTCAAAAATACCGGAGTCATAGCCGTGGTATTTCTGTTGTGCATGAGCCTGATTTACCTGGTCAGCGAACACATCCGGAGCAACACTTTCTTCCACAACCTGAAAAGTGAGGCTGTGACCAAAGCACACCTTTTCCTGCAAGACCAGGTAGATGCCCGCATCATGCAGTCCATCTATCTGAACAACAAAGAGTTTATCAATGAAGTGGAAGTGGCAGTCTATACCCCCGACTTCCGCATGCTTTACCGCGATGCCGTCGAGAATGACATTATCAAGGAAAGTCCGGAAATGCTCACTCGTATTCTTCACGAAAAAGAAATAGAATTCCACATCGGAAAGTACCAGGCCATCGGGATGGTCTATCCCTTTCAAGGAAAGGACTACATTGTGACCGCCGCAGCTTACGACGGTTACGGCCATACCAACCTGCTGGAACTTCAGAAGACCTTAATCATTCTGTTTCTCTTCGGACTGCTGCTCTTGTTCGTGACCTGTTATTTCCTGGTACGGGCTTCCTTGAAGCCTATTCGGGAAATCGTAAGGGAAGTGGAGAATATCACGGCTTCCCATATTGACCGGCGATTACCGGTGAGAAACGAGAAAGACGAACTCGGAGAACTGAGTCTGGCCTTTAATGACTTGCTGGAACGACTGGAAATTTCATTCAACGCACAAAAGATGTTTGTCAGCAACGTATCCCACGAGATGAGAACGCCGTTGGCTGCCCTGATGGCCGAACTGGATTTAGCCTTGCAAAAGGAACGGACAGAAGCGCAATACCGCCAAGCCATGCAAAACGTATTACAGGATGCACGACGCATGACCAAACTGATTGACGGACTCCTCAATCTGGCCAAGGCGGATTACCAGAAAGAGCAAATCAAGATGCACGAAATCCGGCTCGACGAACTGCTGCTTGACACCCGGGAACTCATTCTGCGGGCCCACCCGGAATACCAGATCGAACTGATTTTCGAACAGGAAGATGCCGAAGACGACCGGATGATTACCGTCATGGGCAACTCCTACCTACTGAACATCGCCTTTGCCAACCTGATTGAAAACAACTGCAAGTATTCGGAAAACAAATCCTCCTTCGTCCAAATCTCCTATTGGGACAAATGGGCGATTATCCGCTTGTCCGACAATGGGATTGGCATATCGGACAAAGAAAAAGAGCAGATTTTCACCTTATTCTACCGAGGGGAACAAGACAAGCAGACAGAAGGACACGGCATCGGCATGGCACTTGCCCAAAAGATTATCGGGCTTCACCAAGGACATCTTGCCGTACATTCCAAACAAGGAGAAGGCACAACCTTCACCATTGAGCTGCCTCATATCTAA